The following are encoded in a window of Strix uralensis isolate ZFMK-TIS-50842 chromosome 30, bStrUra1, whole genome shotgun sequence genomic DNA:
- the FOSB gene encoding LOW QUALITY PROTEIN: protein FosB (The sequence of the model RefSeq protein was modified relative to this genomic sequence to represent the inferred CDS: inserted 1 base in 1 codon; deleted 2 bases in 2 codons): protein MYQGFPGDYDSGSRCSSSPSAESQYLSSVDSFGTPPMGAAGQGLTPHPRHPPQECSGLGDMPGSFVPTVTAITTSQDLQWLVQPTLISSVAQSQPPGAPMAHPPPPVDPYDLPGPSYSTPGMGAFATGXAAPPARPSRARPRRAREETLTPEEEEKRRVRRERNKLAAAKCRNRRRELTDRLQAETDQLEEEKAELESEIAELQKEKERLEFVLVAHAPACKLPFEDVGSLGAGPAEVSTLGKEEPAGTVAFLPPGPFQPSAQGPFPSCCFAPGVPSGPPNPSYTSSFVFTHPEGATCGASHQRSSSSDQSSDSLNSPSLLAL from the exons ATGTACCAGGGTTTCCCCGGTGACTACGACTCGGGTTCCCGCTGCAGCTCCTCGCCCTCGGCCGAATCCCAGTACCTCTCCTCGGTCGATTCCTTcggga ccccacccatgggtgctgccggGCAGGGTCTAACCCCTCACCCTCGCCATCCTCCACAGGAGTGCAGCGGCCTGGGGGACATGCCCGGCTCCTTCGTGCCCACGGTGACGGCCATCACCACCAGTCAGGACCTGCAGTGGCTGGTGCAACCCACCCTCATCTCCTCGGTGGCCCAGTCACAGCCCCCGGGGGCACCCATGGCACATCCCCCCCCACCCGTTGATCCCTACGACCTCCCGGGACCCAGCTACTCCACACCGGGCATGGGTGCCTTTGCCACAG CCGCAGCACCACCGGCACGTCCCAGCCGTGCCCGGCCACGGCGC GCCCGCGAGGAGACG CTGAcaccggaggaggaggagaagcgt CGCGTGCGGCGGGAGAGGAACAAGTTGGCGGCAGCCAAGTGCCGTAACCGGCGCCGGGAGCTGACGGATCGGCTGCAGGCG gAAACGGaccagctggaggaggagaaagcagagctggagTCGGAGATCGccgagctgcagaaggagaaggaaCGGCTGGAGTTCGTCCTGGTGGCCCACGCCCCGGCCTGCAAGCTCCCCTTCGAGGATGTCGGCTCCTTGGGTGCCGGCCCCGCCGAGGTGAGCACCCTGGGCAAGGAAGAGCCGGCGGGGACCGTCGCCTTCCTACCCCCGGGTCCGTTCCAGCCGAGCGCCCAgggccccttccccagctgctgcttcGCACCCGGGGTCCCCTCAGGGCCACCTAACCCATCCTATACGTCTTCGTTTGTGTTCACCCACCCAGAGGGAGCCACCTGCGGAGCCTCGCATCAgcggagcagcagcagcgacCAGTCCTCGGACTCCTTGAATTCTCCCTCGCTCCTCGCGTTGTGA